GGGCGACGGCCCCGCTGCATCCGGGCCGTGCATCCTTCGAGGCTCCTGATGGGCCGCTGCGCGCCCCATCACTCGCGCCTCAGGATGACGGGTTGGCAGGTCGGTCCCACTTCCCCAAATCACAACCACGTGTCTTTATTTGGAAACAATCATTCCCTATTATCCCGCGATGCAAAAGGCCGACCGCCAGTCCCACTCCTCTCCTCAGCCGCCCGGCCGTCCCCGGGAGTTCGACATGGACACGGCCCTGGACGGTGCGATCCGGGTGTTTTGCGAGCGTGGCTATCATGCCACCTCGATCGGAGACCTGACGGCGGCCATGCGGCTTGCCACCGGCAGCGTCTACAAGGCATTTCGCGACAAGCATGCCGTATTCGTCGCTGCCTTCGAGCGCTACACCACGGTGCGCCTGGGCCAGACCCGCGACGCGGCGGCGCGGGGTGTGGACGGCCGCGAAAAATTGCGCAACGTGCTTAAGTCCTATGTCGAGCACTCCCAGGGCCGCGAGGGGCGGCGCGGCTGCATCGTGGTCGGCAGCGCGGTCGAGCTGTCGGCTGTCGATCCGGTGATCCGGACGCGGGTCACGGCGCAGCTCAAGACCAACGAAACCTTCATCGCCAGCCTCATTCGCGAGGGGCAGTCCGACGGCTCGATCCCGGACCATGTCGCGGCCGACGATACCGCGCGGCTGATGATCTGCATCACGCAGGGCCTGCGCGTCGTCGGCAAGGCGCGGCTGCCGCTCGATGGCGACCGCCTGGTCGGCGTTGCGATGAAACTGCTTGCCTGAATTTGTGTCAAATTAGGAAATGATCGTTTCCGATATCTGGAGACTGTGACGTGTCGGAGAGTTTGGAATGACGATGAATGCCACCATCGAGACCGCGCCGGAGACGGATGCGGTGTCGCAGCGACTGACCTTCGTGCTTGCCGCGGCCTGTGGCATGGTCGCCGCCAACATCTATTATGCCCAGCCGCTGATCGCTCCGATCAGCGCCGCGCTCGGCCTGTCGCACGCGGCCGCCGGCCTGATCGTGACCATGACGCAGATCGGCTACGGCACGGGATTGCTGTTTATCGTGCCGCTCGGCGATCTCGTCGAGAACCGCACGCTGATCTGCACCGTCATCACGCTCGGCGCGGCGTCGCTGCTCGCGGCCGCGTTTGCGACCCATGCGCTGCCGTTCCTGATC
This portion of the Bradyrhizobium diazoefficiens genome encodes:
- a CDS encoding TetR/AcrR family transcriptional regulator, which codes for MDTALDGAIRVFCERGYHATSIGDLTAAMRLATGSVYKAFRDKHAVFVAAFERYTTVRLGQTRDAAARGVDGREKLRNVLKSYVEHSQGREGRRGCIVVGSAVELSAVDPVIRTRVTAQLKTNETFIASLIREGQSDGSIPDHVAADDTARLMICITQGLRVVGKARLPLDGDRLVGVAMKLLA